The following are encoded together in the Pan troglodytes isolate AG18354 chromosome 6, NHGRI_mPanTro3-v2.0_pri, whole genome shotgun sequence genome:
- the PANTROV1R202 gene encoding vomeronasal 1 receptor panTroV1R202 (The RefSeq protein has 1 substitution compared to this genomic sequence) has product MLSFKKAFYFQAGIGISANIFLLLWHIFTFFKDHKPKNHDLIICHLAFAHIVMLVIAAELLSPDVFESLKFQSDFRCKAVFYTYKVMRVLSICNNSLLSMLQAITISPSTSWLVRFKHKITKYNILGLLFFWSLNLSFNSDMISYIVGFSNVTQIILNVNKYCSLSPINVIIRRLFVTLSLSRDVFLVGIMLLSSAYMVILLSRHQRHSQHLHSTSFLLRTSPEKRATKTILLLVSFFLVMYSLDLIVSSSTMLLRVFSPVIYSVHKFMVNAYATVSPMVLIRSDKRIISILPKVHWKCHPFLTSW; this is encoded by the coding sequence ATGTTATCTTTCAAAAAGGCCTTTTATTTTCAAGCTGGCATTGGAATCTCAGCCaacatctttcttcttctctggcACATTTTCACATTCTTTAAGGATCACAAGCCTAAAAACCATGACCTGATCATCTGTCACTTGGCCTTTGCCCACATAGTGATGCTAGTCATTGCAGCAGAGTTATTGTCTCCAGACGTGTTTGAATCACTGAAATTTCAGAGTGACTTCAGATGTAAGGCTGTGTTCTACACATACAAGGTAATGAGGGTCCTCTCTATCTGCAACACCTCTCTCCTGAGCATGCTTCAGGCCATCACCATTAGCCCCAGCACCTCCTGGTTGGTgagatttaaacataaaatcaCAAAATACAATATCCTGGGTTTACTCTTTTTTTGGTCCCTCAATTTGTCTTTCAACAGTGACATGATAAGTtacattgtaggtttttccaatgTGACCCAGATAATCCTGAATGTCAATAAATACTGCTCACTTTCCCCAATAAATGTCATCATCAGAAGGCTGTTTGTTACTCTGTCGTTATCCAGAGATGTCTTCCTTGTAGGAATCATGCTGCTCTCAAGTGCCTACATGGTGATTCTCTTGTCCAGGCATCAGAGGCACTCCCAGCACCTTCACAGCACTAGCTTTTTATTAAGAACCTCCCCAGAGAAAAGGGCCACCAAGACCATCTTGCTGCTGGTGAGTTTCTTTCTGGTTATGTACTCATTGGACTTAATTGTCTCATCCTCCACAATGTTGTTACGGGTATTCAGTCCTGTCATCTACAGTGTCCACAAGTTTATGGTCAATGCCTATGCCACTGTCAGTCCTATGGTGCTAATCAGATCTGATAAAAGAATCATCAGTATTCTGCCAAAGGTTCATTGGAAGTGCCATCCATTTTTAACAAGTTGGTGA